From the Nodularia sp. NIES-3585 genome, one window contains:
- a CDS encoding J domain-containing protein — protein sequence MPRKSTSSSQSPTTASLALSSIHIRLQTLDKEHQWLLKQIKRKRTELKNFVEQMRSVATDIFNRCHPKFQKLVDIDREIHTLFDEILTGRKLGKQTRKDIEGIYYQLQIARIITPKPKNHPEDEDTELEELFETNEQDDDFSGRRTEEHHQYQEAPPDLDFSSANKSDAARKIRQTFLSLAEIFHPDKVKDGETQMRHTEIMKEINKAYQEGDLARLLEIEQQHQVGKSIDSNSEDDLTRQCTRIEQQNEILTNQYEALKQELRSFKNTPEGAMVSDCRKATREGIDPIGSMAEQVEAEIQTIAAIRDFVRDFREQKITIKEFLCGPVNLRHMTQDAVDDLFEEMFVELGEVMFF from the coding sequence ATGCCGCGAAAATCAACATCTTCATCCCAGTCCCCAACCACAGCATCACTGGCGCTTTCATCTATCCATATCCGTCTACAGACATTAGATAAAGAACACCAGTGGCTATTGAAACAAATTAAGAGAAAACGGACTGAACTCAAGAATTTTGTCGAACAGATGCGTTCTGTAGCCACAGATATATTTAATCGATGTCATCCCAAATTTCAAAAACTGGTAGATATCGACCGAGAAATTCATACGCTGTTTGATGAAATCCTGACTGGGCGAAAATTGGGTAAGCAAACCAGAAAAGATATTGAAGGAATTTACTATCAACTCCAGATAGCCAGAATTATCACTCCCAAACCCAAAAATCATCCAGAAGATGAAGACACAGAATTAGAGGAACTATTTGAAACTAACGAGCAAGATGATGATTTTTCAGGTAGACGTACAGAAGAACACCATCAATATCAAGAAGCGCCACCGGATTTAGACTTTTCTTCTGCAAATAAATCTGATGCTGCCAGAAAAATTCGTCAGACATTTTTAAGTTTAGCCGAAATATTTCACCCAGACAAGGTAAAAGATGGCGAAACTCAAATGCGTCACACCGAAATCATGAAGGAAATTAACAAAGCTTACCAAGAAGGTGACTTGGCTCGACTATTAGAAATTGAACAGCAACATCAAGTAGGGAAATCTATTGATAGTAACAGTGAAGATGATTTAACTCGTCAATGTACGAGAATAGAACAGCAAAATGAAATCCTGACAAATCAATATGAGGCATTAAAGCAGGAACTTCGCTCATTTAAAAATACCCCAGAAGGCGCGATGGTATCTGATTGTCGAAAAGCGACGCGAGAAGGAATAGACCCTATTGGCAGTATGGCGGAACAAGTGGAAGCTGAGATTCAAACAATTGCTGCTATCCGCGATTTTGTCAGAGATTTTCGAGAGCAGAAAATTACGATCAAAGAATTCCTCTGTGGCCCGGTAAATCTGCGCCACATGACCCAAGATGCTGTTGATGATCTGTTTGAGGAAATGTTTGTTGAGTTGGGTGAAGTTATGTTTTTCTAA
- a CDS encoding Rieske (2Fe-2S) protein, protein MGWTKVLAADALAPEGRQVVKVGTRKILLVNHDSQLYAVDNTCPHLKMPLKNGKITESGAIVCPIHRSAFDLSTGEVQVWCPWPPVVGKVLSKISPEKTLPVFPVRVEEGSIWIDLQEE, encoded by the coding sequence ATGGGCTGGACTAAAGTTCTTGCAGCCGATGCACTTGCGCCAGAAGGCAGACAAGTGGTAAAAGTTGGCACACGGAAAATTCTACTGGTGAACCACGACAGTCAGCTTTATGCTGTCGATAATACCTGCCCTCATTTAAAAATGCCGCTGAAAAATGGCAAAATTACCGAAAGTGGGGCAATTGTTTGTCCCATACATCGTAGTGCTTTTGACTTAAGTACTGGTGAGGTACAGGTTTGGTGTCCTTGGCCGCCTGTTGTAGGTAAAGTCCTTTCCAAGATTTCACCTGAGAAGACGCTACCAGTCTTCCCTGTGCGTGTGGAAGAAGGTAGTATTTGGATTGACCTACAAGAGGAATAG